The following proteins are co-located in the Lagenorhynchus albirostris chromosome 2, mLagAlb1.1, whole genome shotgun sequence genome:
- the SLAMF6 gene encoding SLAM family member 6 yields MPRTLTALRSPAPFSTAKSMIWLFQSLTLVSCLGPGNTVSQTSSTPLIVNGVLGESVTLTLKFPVEEKITSITWLHEGKSAIFIAPNEALNRVTDPKRKNRLNVTESYSLQLSNLTMADSGLYRAQITTLTSSLFTDYDLRIFRRLRNLQVVPHTKWSNNRTCEILLTCSVENPNDNILFRWQVSGNTLQSEANLTISWDPKSFNEETYTCVAENAVSNSSFSVSVQSLCKSVTNEKNEHLDTTWIVVAVSSICIVVVIIVSLFVWRKKIGFFQFSTQQTQYPAETVRNVEYASFSPGSTVYAQVTHSKREMEIPKPVKNNDSTTIYSEVQQSQEKAHLFQDNCPSQCHVIC; encoded by the exons GGAACACAGTTTCACAAACCAGCTCAACCCCATTGATTGTGAACGGGGTCCTGGGGGAGTCTGTAACACTTACCCTGAAGTTTCCTGTGGAAGAGAAGATCACGTCCATCACCTGGCTACATGAGGGAAAATCTGCCATCTTCATAGCGCCAAATGAAGCACTAAACAGGGTGACTGACCCAAAGCGGAAAAATCGATTGAATGTCACCGAGTCCTATTCCTTGCAGCTCAGCAACCTGACGATGGCAGACTCAGGACTTTACAGAGCCCAGATAACCACACTGACCTCTTCACTGTTTACCGATTATGATCTGAGGATCTTCA GACGACTGAGGAACTTACAAGTTGTCCCTCACACCAAATGGTCTAATAATAGGACCTGTGAGATCCTCCTGACCTGCTCTGTGGAGAATCCAAATGATAACATCTTATTCAGGTGGCAGGTCTCAGGAAACACACTTCAAAGTGAAGCAAACCTTACTATCTCCTGGGACCCCAAGAGTTTCAATGAAGAGACCTACACCTGCGTAGCTGAGAATGCTGTCAGCAATTcatccttctctgtctctgtccagAGTCTCTGCAAAA gtgttactaatgaaaaaaatgaacaccTGGATACCACGTGGATTGTAGTGGCAGTTTCTTCAATATGTATAGTCGTGGTCATCATCGTGTCATTATttgtttggaggaaaaaaatag gtttctTTCAATTCTCTACTCAGCAAACCCAGTATCCTG CAGAGACTGTGAGGAACGTAGAGTATGCTTCCTTCTCTCCAGGGAGCACTGTGTATGCTCAGGTCACCCATTCAAAGAGG GAAATGGAAATCCCAAAACCTGTGAAAAACAATGACTCCACCACAATTTACTCTGAAGTTCAACAGTCCCAAGAG AAAGCCCACCTATTCCAGGACAACTGCCCTTCACAGTGTCATGTAATTTGCTGA
- the LOC132511684 gene encoding LOW QUALITY PROTEIN: transcription factor Dp-2-like (The sequence of the model RefSeq protein was modified relative to this genomic sequence to represent the inferred CDS: substituted 1 base at 1 genomic stop codon) has protein sequence MTAKNVGLTSTNAELRGFIDQNLSPTKGNVSFVAFPVSSTNSPTKILPKTLGPINVNVGPQMIISTPQRLTSSGSVLIGSPYTPAPAMVTQTHIAEATGWVPGDRKRAREFIDSDFSESKRSKKGDKNGKGLRHFSMKVCEKVQRKGTTSYNEVADELVSEFTNSNNHLAADSQAYDQKNIRXRVYDALNVLMAMNIISKEKKEIKWIGLPTNSAQECQNLEIEKQRRIERIKQKRAQLQELLLQQIAFKNLVQRNRQNEQQNQGPPALNSTIQLPFIIINTSRKTVIDCSISSDKFEYLFNFDNTFEIHDDIEVLKRMGMSFGLESGKCSLEDLKLAKSLVPKALEGYITDISTGPSWLNQGLLLNSTQSVSNLDLTAGATLSQSSANQGLCLDAEVALATGRLLAADTHRSGSAASHCSESRGETPCSLNDEDEDEDEEDSSSPE, from the coding sequence ATGACGGCAAAAAATGTTGGTTTGACTTCTACAAATGCAGAATTAAGAGGATTTATAGATCAGAATCTCAGTCCAACAAAAGGTAACGTTTCATTTGTTGCATTTCCAGTTTCCAGCACCAACTCACCAACAAAGATTTTACCAAAAACCTTAGGACCAATAAATGTGAATGTTGGACCCCAAATGATTATAAGTACACCACAGAGACTAACCAGTTCAGGAAGTGTTCTGATTGGGAGTCCATATACCCCTGCACCAGCAATGGTTACTCAGACACACATAGCAGAAGCTACTGGCTGGGTCCCTGGTGATAGAAAACGGGCTAGAGAATTTATAGACTCTGATTTTTCAGAAAGCAAACGAAgcaaaaaaggagataaaaatggaaaaggctTGAGACATTTTTCAATGAAAGTGTGTGAGAAAGTTCAGCGGAAAGGTACAACATCGTATAATGAAGTAGCTGATGAGCTGGTGTCCGAGTTCACCAATTCCAATAACCATCTGGCAGCCGATTCGCAGGCTTATGACCAGAAGAACATTAGGTGAAGGGTTTATGATGCTTTAAATGTGCTAATGGCAATGAACAtaatttcaaaggagaaaaaagaaatcaagtggATCGGCTTGCCTACCAATTCTGCTCAGGAATGTCAGAACCTGGAGATCGAGAAGCAGAGGCGGATAGAACGGATAAAGCAGAAGCGGGCCCAGCTTCAGGAACTTCTCCTGCAGCAAATCGCTTTCAAAAACCTGGTACAGAGAAATCGGCAAAACGAACAGCAGAACCAGGGCCCTCCAGCTCTGAACTCCACCATTCAGCTGCCATTTATAATCATCAATACAAGCAGAAAAACAGTCATAGACTGCAGCATCTCAAGTGACAAGTttgaatatctttttaattttgacaatACCTTTGAGATTCATGATGACATAGAAGTGCTGAAGCGGATGGGAATGTCCTTTGGCCTGGAGTCAGGCAAGTGCTCCTTGGAGGATCTGAAACTTGCTAAATCACTGGTGCCAAAGGCTTTAGAAGGTTATATCACAGACATCTCCACAGGACCGTCGTGGTTAAATCAGGGACTGCTTTTGAACTCTACCCAGTCAGTTTCAAACTTAGACCTGACCGCTGGTGCCACCTTGTCCCAATCAAGTGCAAACCAAGGGTTGTGCTTGGATGCTGAAGTGGCCTTAGCAACGGGGCGGCTCCTGGCCGCAGACACTCACCGGTCCGGCAGTGCGGCCTCCCACTGCTCTGAGTCCCGAGGCGAGACCCCCTGTTCCCTCAacgacgaggacgaggacgaggacgaggaggaCTCCTCCTCCCCAGAATAA